In Hevea brasiliensis isolate MT/VB/25A 57/8 chromosome 13, ASM3005281v1, whole genome shotgun sequence, a single genomic region encodes these proteins:
- the LOC110648023 gene encoding WPP domain-associated protein yields MESPEFLETSINMDAGLSSCNSGTVQHRDTDEENENLGVDILNDLETYWEDIKERLVVSRMVSDSVVKGMICAVEQEAAEKIAQKESELAKLKETLHLYHVGVDGNESMRYSMMCHEQKSRKYGLYSSHSNGTVDHERLQDFLGNLKIAAKDQFKKLKKEIDRIRKGSGSLGLSGILEENMPEKWIDVDRALDGLRTTLESAFVHAEDMVCLSKSLHFDWRQEREFQAEIEGIAIKNCIQSFQEEFEQRLWDQNAKSYGNESANWLEKIKEITSFRQELDAISKSLSVPESGHLISHGSLEHRKASVNHISSTSLWEGNGKHDDSITVVPENMDYAQLKHFSKEELFNYFKSEMTKIRRDHELKVQQMTEEFFSLKREYLKERGSSVPVRKDKEFDSLRKKIPEVILKLDGILMENEKLPSFSNNGDCLNNLKDRLESLCLENRQLRDLLLDKKKEIKCLSSQVSDAAEKIQEHSLAEEKLSRMFEDLKCVIEDANIEASISDDLYKFLLKEMVNQMKSFIEELDIEHDIMDGIYEIIFKEATRNAEPTGNLEIEDSVIESIIMQGICEVIFRESFKEAEEKVGTLNLKYMNESKVRVSLEMQALEKEKELRLNIAEREKLEQKMLLLRAAIEEKGNLIQETAVVLTKEKEKVELVSQELDELRLQTTQQLEIVTKKLREADEEKSLLLSTSQQYQNTISSAEAREREYRKQMNSTIVLIQGLEKAVNDFEYRATEDIKMNSLRLETLSSQLSSLIQKAIKLKKTGLLYKQRLEKRCSDLQKAEAEVDLLGDEVDTLLSLLEKIYIALDHYSPILQHYPGIMEILKLVRRELSGESVKPI; encoded by the exons ATGGAGAGTCCAGAGTTTTTGGAGACGTCAATCAATATGGATGCTGGTCTCAGTTCATGCAACAGTGGTACAGTGCAGCATCGTGACACTGATGAGGAGAATGAGAATCTGGGTGTGGACATCCTTAATGATCTGGAGACATATTGGGAAGATATAAAGGAGCGGTTGGTTGTGTCAAGAATGGTGAGTGATTCAGTTGTCAAGGGTATGATATGTGCTGTTGAACAGGAGGCAGCAGAAAAGATTGCTCAGAAAGAATCAGAGTTGGCTAAATTAAAAGAGACGTTACATCTTTACCATGTGGGTGTAGATGGAAATGAATCCATGAGGTATTCAATGATGTGCCATGAACAAAAGAGCAGAAAATATGGGCTTTATTCTTCCCATTCAAATGGCACAGTAGATCATGAGAGATTACAAGATTTTTTGGGCAACCTTAAAATTGCAGCGAAAGATCAATTTAAAAAGCTCAAGAAAGAAATTGACAGGATTAGGAAGGGTTCTGGTTCTTTGGGATTGAGTGGTATTCTAGAGGAAAACATGCCCGAAAAATGGATTGATGTGGATAGGGCACTTGATGGTCTTAGAACTACTCTGGAATCTGCCTTCGTGCATGCAGAAGATATGGTTTGCTTGTCCAAGTCATTGCACTTTGACTGGCGGCAGGAGAGAGAATTTCAAGCAGAAATTGAAGGAATAGCGATCAAGAATTGTATTCAGAGTTTTCAAGAAGAGTTTGAACAGAGACTGTGGGACCAAAATGCTAAATCTTATGGTAATGAGAGTGCAAATTGGCTTGAAAAGATCAAAGAGATTACAAGTTTCCGTCAGGAGTTAGATGCCATCTCTAAATCATTGTCTGTTCCTGAAAGTGGACATTTAATTTCACATGGTTCCTTGGAGCACCGAAAGGCTTCAGTTAATCATATTTCGTCCACTTCACTTTGGGaaggaaatggcaaacatgatgaTTCAATAACTGTTGTTCCAGAAAATATGGATTATGCACAACTAAAGCACTTCTCAAAGGaagaattatttaattattttaagtcTGAGATGACTAAAATAAGGAGAGACCATGAGTTAAAAGTGCAACAAATGACAGAAGAATTTTTCAGTTTGAAGAGGGAGTACTTGAAGGAAAGGGGTTCTTCTGTGCCAGTGAGGAAGGATAAGGAGTTTGATTCGTTGAGGAAAAAGATACCAGAGGTCATTCTAAAATTGGATGGCATTCTAATGGAAAATGAGAAACTGCCTTCATTTAGTAACAATGGAGATTGTCTAAACAATTTGAAGGATAGACTGGAATCACTTTGTTTAGAAAATCGCCAACTAAGAGACTTGCTCTTGGataagaaaaaggaaattaaatgtctTTCCTCACAAGTTTCTGATGCTgcagagaaaatacaagaacactcTTTGGCAGAGGAGAAGTTATCAAGAATGTTTGAAGATCTTAAATGCGTTATCGAAGATGCAAACATTGAAGCTTCAATCAGTGATGATCTTTATAAATTCCTTCTCAAGGAGATGGTCAACCAAATGAAAAGCTTCATAGAAGAGTTAGATATCGAGCATGACATCATGGATGGAATTTATGAAATCATATTCAAAGAAGCTACTCGCAATGCTGAGCCTACTGGTAATTTAGAGATTGAAGATTCAGTTATAGAGTCCATTATCATGCAAGGGATATGCGAAGTTATTTTTAGAGAATCCTTCAAGGAAGCTGAGGAGAAAGTTGGTACCTTGAACCTGAAATATATGAATGAAAGTAAAGTCCGAGTATCCCTTGAGATGCAAGCTTtggaaaaagaaaaggaattgAGATTGAATATTGCTGAGAGAGAAAAATTGGAGCAAAAGATGCTCTTACTAAGGGCAGCGATTGAAGAAAAAGGCAATTTGATTCAAGAAACAGCGGTGGTGTTGACGAAAGAGAAGGAGAAAGTTGAGTTAGTTTCTCAAGAGCTTGATGAGTTAAGGCTTCAGACAACTCAGCAGCTTGAGATAGTAACGAAGAAGTTAAGAGAAGCAGATGAGGAGAAAAGTTTGCTTCTTTCTACTTCCCAACAGTATCAGAATACTATATCATCAGCTGAGGCAAGAGAAAGAGAATATAGGAAGCAAATGAATTCAACTATTGTTCTTATCCAAGGATTGGAAAAAGCAGTTAATGATTTTGAATACCGGGCAACTGAAGATATTAAAATGAATAGCTTGAG GTTGGAAACTTTGAGCTCTCAATTGAGTTCTCTCATTCAGAAAGCTATCAAACTTAAAAAGACAGGGTTGCTGTACAAGCAGAGGCTTGAAAAGAGGTGTTCAGACCTTCAAAAGGCTGAAGCTGAG GTTGATCTTTTAGGTGACGAGGTGGATACTCTTCTAAGCCTTCTCGAAAAAATATACATAGCACTAGATCATTATTCTCCGATATTGCAACACTATCCTGGA ATTATGGAAATTCTAAAGTTGGTTAGAAGAGAATTAAGTGGAGAATCTGTTAAACCAATTTGA